A stretch of the Lactuca sativa cultivar Salinas chromosome 9, Lsat_Salinas_v11, whole genome shotgun sequence genome encodes the following:
- the LOC111912687 gene encoding probable serine/threonine-protein kinase PBL23 — MMGCFWCCFNQKRTNRKKGIRDFKESRQDSFPGFSRGNDSFRRSYIRDEIAKYGKREISSQYFTYEELSAATKNFSYNFLIGEGGFGRVYKGHIANKNTDIAVKKLDRNGYQGNREFLVEVLLLSLLHHTNLVNLLGYCSDGEQRILVYKYMSNGSLEDHLFNWRVGELKPLEWDIRIKIATGAARGLEYLHKKADPPVIYRDLKASNILLDEEWNPRLSDFGLAKLAPTGEQTHITTKVMGTYGYCAPEYALTGRLTRKSDVYSFGVVFLEIITGRRVIECSGPSEEQNLIAWAAPLFKDRRKFHLMADTSLEGRYPMKGLYQALAVTAMCLQEDASKRPVMSQVVSALEYLTSGQNEEQPMGDGDSSSEE; from the exons ATGATGGGTTGTTTTTGGTGTTGTTTCAACCAGAAACGAACCAACAGGAAGAAAGGCATTCGTGATTTTAAAGAATCAAGGCAAGACTCGTTCCCCGGGTTTTCTCGTGGAAATG ATAGCTTTAGAAGAAGTTATATAAGGGATGAGATAGCCAAGTACGGAAAAAGGGAAATTTCTTCGCAATATTTCACATACGAGGAGTTGTCCGCTGCCACCAAGAACTTCAGTTACAACTTTTTGATTGGGGAAGGCGGTTTCGGGAGGGTCTACAAAGGACACATTGCCAACAAAAACACC GACATTGCTGTAAAGAAACTCGATAGAAATGGATACCAAGGCAACCGGGAGTTTTTGGTGGAGGTTTTGTTGTTGAGCCTTCTTCATCACACGAATCTTGTCAATTTGCTCGGATATTGCTCCGATGGTGAACAACGGATCTTAGTTTACAAGTATATGTCTAACGGCTCTCTGGAAGATCACCTCTTCA ATTGGAGAGTCGGAGAGCTAAAGCCGCTAGAATGGGACATAAGAATCAAGATTGCAACGGGAGCAGCACGAGGCCTGGAATACTTGCATAAAAAGGCCGATCCTCCGGTGATCTATCGTGATTTAAAAGCTTCAAATATTCTACTAGATGAAGAGTGGAATCCAAGGCTTTCTGATTTTGGATTAGCCAAATTAGCTCCAACGGGCGAGCAAACTCATATAACAACCAAGGTGATGGGAACTTACGGGTATTGTGCACCGGAATATGCATTGACTGGTCGATTGACTCGAAAATCCGATGTCTATAGCTTTGGAGTGGTGTTTTTGGAGATAATCACGGGAAGGCGAGTCATCGAGTGTTCAGGACCAAGCGAAGAGCAAAATTTGATTGCTTGG GCAGCACCATTGTTTAAAGACCGAAGAAAGTTCCATTTGATGGCGGATACTTCGCTTGAAGGGAGATATCCGATGAAAGGGCTCTATCAAGCATTAGCCGTAACAGCAATGTGTCTTCAAGAAGATGCCTCAAAACGACCCGTCATGAGTCAGGTGGTCTCCGCTCTCGAGTACTTAACTTCGGGACAAAATGAAGAACAACCAATGGGAGATGGTGATAGTAGTTCCGAGGAGTGA
- the LOC111912688 gene encoding dynamin-related protein 4C: MADSINAAVQVTNGTTSNNGGEMIHPPPIISSYNDKIRPILDAVDSLRRLKVTQEGIALPTIVVVGDQSSGKSSVLESLAGISLPRGQNIRTRVPLIMRLQNHSDPLPELLLEYQKKSVKIMEENHISNAIDKATVEIAGNNKGISNVPLTLVVKKKGVPNLTMIDLPGITRVAIGDQPENIYEQITDMIMEHIKPEESIILNVLSASVDFATCEYICMSRRVDINGQRTLAVVTKSDLSPDGLLEKVTSNDVNIGIGYICVRNRIKDETYEEARIQEEKLFETHPLLSNIDKSMVGVPVLACRLVEIQSMIISKCFPDIVKKINEKLLASVLELNKLPRVLSSIADAMIAFMQIVGSLKDTFQTIMIHGEFEYLDDKEMICSARLVEMLDEFSKELHKSVIFRGNFLVEEIQVLKEANGMRLPSFLTHSMFMCLLKRKLNSISDLPVSFVNKVWGYLETVVVSVLIDHCGSYPQMLPSIKKACLNVMLLMKEKLIERVIEMIEMEKVTDYTCDPDYIASWNKLMGKSRDRFLKAVTIYEPEWELDDFDPAEFDMEGYGKIRVEHLFSVPSDTRNQAFDLTMRVAAYWNIVLKRMVDWIALELRFAIHKMVKQGNGEGDSKRGDGAWWWYGEDAGRTNIGGCKEGEASKEYQFAPRIKRNRENDL; the protein is encoded by the exons ATGGCCGACAGCATCAACGCCGCCGTTCAAGTTACCAACGGAACCACATCAAACAACGGCGGTGAGATGATACATCCTCCGCCTATTATTTCATCTTATAACGACAAGATACGCCCCATTCTTGATGCTGTCGACAGTCTCCGTCGACTTAAAGTCACACAAGAAGGCATCGCTCTCCCCACCATCGTGGTCGTCGGAGACCAGTCCTCCGGCAAGTCCAGCGTTCTAGAGTCACTTGCCGGCATAAGTTTGCCTCGTGGACAAAACATCCGCACAAGGGTACCACTTATTATGAGGCTTCAAAACCATTCAGATCCTTTGCCTGAACTCCTACTTGAGTATCAGAAAAAATCCGTTAAGATCATGGAAGAAAACCACATATCAAATGCCATTGATAAGGCTACAGTGGAGATAGCCGGAAACAACAAAGGGATATCAAATGTTCCATTAACTTTGGTTGTCAAGAAGAAAGGTGTTCCGAATCTCACCATGATTGATTTGCCAGGAATTACAAGAGTTGCCATCGGTGATCAACCCGAAAACATTTACGAACAAATAACAG ATATGATTATGGAGCACATAAAGCCAGAAGAAAGCATTATTTTGAATGTTCTTTCAGCAAGTGTTGATTTCGCGACATGTGAATATATTTGCATGTCACGACGTGTGGACATCAATGGACAACGAACACTAGCTGTAGTAACCAAATCCGATCTTTCCCCAGATGGCTTACTTGAGAAAGTTACATCAAATGATGTGAACATCGGAATTGGCTATATCTGTGTTAGAAACCGGATCAAAGATGAAACCTATGAAGAAGCTCGAATCCAAGAAGAAAAGCTCTTTGAAACTCATCCCTTGTTGTCCAACATTGATAAATCGATGGTTGGTGTTCCTGTATTGGCCTGTAGACTTGTTGAGATTCAATCAATGATCATATCGAAATGTTTTCCGGATATTGTAAAGAAGATCAATGAGAAGCTATTAGCTTCTGTTTTGGAGCTCAACAAATTACCCCGGGTTCTTAGCAGCATTGCGGATGCAATGATTGCTTTTATGCAAATCGTTGGGTCCCTCAAGGACACTTTTCAAACGATTATGATCCATGGTGAGTTTGAGTATTTGGATGATAAAGAAATGATTTGCAGTGCTCGATTGGTTGAAATGTTGGATGAATTTTCAAAAGAACTCCATAAGAGCGTCATATTTCGTGGAAACTTTCTAGTTGAGGAGATACAGGTTTTAAAGGAAGCCAATGGGATGCGGTTGCCTTCTTTTCTTACACATTCTATGTTTATGTGCTTACTTAAGAGAAAACTGAATAGTATATCAGATTTACCAGTTAGTTTTGTAAACAAAGTATGGGGCTATCTTGAAACTGTAGTAGTTAGCGTCTTGATTGATCATTGTGGGAGTTATCCACAAATGCTTCCTTCCATAAAGAAAGCATGTCTTAATGTGATGTTACTTATGAAGGAGAAGTTGATAGAAAGGGTTATTGAAATGATAGAGATGGAGAAAGTCACAGATTACACGTGTGACCCCGATTACATTGCTTCTTGGAACAAGTTAATGGGTAAGAGTCGTGATAGGTTTTTAAAGGCTGTCACCATTTATGAACCTGAATGGGAATTAGATGATTTTGATCCAGCTGAATTTGATATGGAAGGTTATGGGAAGATTAGAGTGGAACATCTATTTTCTGTTCCATCAGATACAAGAAATCAAGCATTCGATTTAACGATGAGAGTCGCAGCTTACTGGAACATTGTGTTGAAAAGAATGGTGGATTGGATAGCTCTTGAGCTTCGTTTTGCGATACATAAAATGGTGAAACAAGGAAATGGAGAAGGAGATAGTAAACGAGGTGATGGTGCGTGGTGGTGGTATGGAGAAGATGCTGGAAGAACCAACATCGGTGGCTGCAAAGAGGGAGAGGCTTCAAAAGAGTATCAGTTTGCTCCAAGAATCAAAAGaaatagggaaaatgacttgtaa